The Watersipora subatra chromosome 1, tzWatSuba1.1, whole genome shotgun sequence genome has a window encoding:
- the LOC137385967 gene encoding GPI mannosyltransferase 2-like — translation MIERETQNIIKYSLLSRIVLFILQVVFNNLIHDHISSDAFDPPAVTNKTGLADDLIEFTLSGFRRWDAIYMLHIAEHGYIYEHTMAFFPAFPFTVRVVGFTFLYPLKYIMSVRHIMMFAAFSLNTVCFVLAASYIYSLASILSEKGKREAWICTVFFCFNPASVFMSAAYTECTFALFSFALMYYIELKQYMKATIALALACATRSNGLVLAGYPFYHTIRLIVLGLQQTKGSYLNLIRDLLKLASCCLYGVAPFVIYQYMGYVAYCRPSKITVERKLAQFGRKNNFHMPGDSPSEWCYYNIPFSYSYIQRKYWNVGFFSYYEWKQLPNFFLALPVVLLSLYCICTCFCNLLRAVNLSHCKFNPRTWLASHSSRTLPYAVHLAFLLFYGLANTHVQILTRMIYSSSPLVYLCVARVIPPVRSWQQLPYLAKCNLIYSLSYFLIGTALHCNFLPWT, via the exons ATGATTGAACGTGAAACTCAAAATATCATTAAATATTCGCTGTTAAGTCGAATTGTGTTATTTATACTACAG GTTGTCTTCAACAACCTCATCCATGATCACATATCATCAGATGCATTTGATCCTCCAGCAGTTACCAATAAAACCGGGCTAGCTGATGACCTCATAGAGTTCACCCTCTCAGGATTCAGAAGATGGGATGCAATTTACATGTTGCACATTGCTGAGCATGGCTACATTTATGAACACACGATGGCATTTTTCCCTGCCTTTCCATTTACAGTTAGAGTTG TGGGATTTACTTTCTTGTACCCACTGAAGTATATCATGTCAGTTCGACACATCATGATGTTCGCTGCCTTTAGTCTCAACACCGTATGCTTTGTGCTCGCTGCCTCTTATATCTACTCGCTTGCTTCCATCTTATCAGAGAAAG GTAAAAGAGAGGCGTGGATATGCACAGTCTTCTTCTGCTTCAACCCAGCTAGTGTGTTCATGTCCGCTGCGTACACAGAGTGCACATTTGCTCTCTTCAGCTTTGCACTCATGTACTACATCGAACTGAAGCAGTATATGAAAGCAACTATAGCTTTAGCCCTAGCCTGTGCTACCAGGTCTAACGGCCTTGTATTGGCAGGATATCCATTTTATCACACAATCAGACTCATTGTTTTGGGCCTCCAGCAGACCAAGGGCTCATATCTGAACTTGATAAG AGATCTGCTCAAGCTCGCTAGTTGCTGCTTGTATGGTGTAGCACCCTTCGTCATTTACCAGTACATGGGCTATGTAGCCTACTGCAGGCCATCCAAGATAACAGTCGAGAGAAAATTGGCTCAGTTTGGAAGAAAGAATAACTTTCACATGCCTGGAGACTCTCCGAGCGAGTGGTGCTACTACAACATTCCCTTTTCCTATAGCTACATTCAGCGAAAATACTGGAATGTTGGCTTCTTTTCCTACTATGAGTGGAAACAGTTGCCAAATTTTTTTCTGGCTCTACCAGTTGTTCTCTTATCTTTGTACTGCATCTGCACTTGCTTTTGCAACCTGCTGAGGGCTGTCAACCTGTCTCACTGTAAGTTTAACCCTAGGACTTGGCTAGCCAGCCACTCCTCTAGAACTCTGCCATACGCTGTTCATTTGGCATTTCTATTGTTCTATGGATTAGCGAACACGCATGTGCAAATACTAACCAGGATGATTTACTCATCCTCACCTCTTGTTTATTTATGCGTTGCCAGGGTGATACCTCCAGTCCGATCATGGCAACAGCTTCCTTATTTAGCAAAGTGCAATCTCATTTATAGCCTTTCATATTTTCTCATAGGAACTGCTTTACATTGCAACTTTTTACCCTGGACATAA